In Microbacterium sp. zg-Y818, the genomic window TTCTCGATCACGGACCGGTCGAACGTCACCAGCGGTGTGCCGAGCTCGATGCGCTGGCCGTTCGAGACCTTCACGTCGAACCCCTCGCCCTTGAGGTTCACGGTGTCGATGCCGACGTGGATGAGCAATTCGATGCCGCCGTCGAGCACCAGCCCGAAGGCATGCCCGGTGGTCTGCGCGACGGCGACCACGCCCTCGCCGGGGGCATACACGGTGTCGCCGGTGGGTTCGATCGCGACACCGGGGCCCATGGTCCCGCCTGCGAAGACCGGATCGGGCACCTGCGACAGCGCCACCACCGTCCCATCCATCGGCGACATGATCTCCAGCGCCGCCGCCACCTCGGGCGCGTTCCCGGCGTCGATCACCACTGGACCGACCGGCGCAGTGCCGGCGGGAGCGGTCGCCGCCTGCGTCGCCTGCGTCCCGGCCGGCTCCTTCGGCTTGTAGCCGGAGAGCATCACGAGGGTCATCGAGGTGATGAACGCGGCCGCCACCGCGATGCCGTACAGCGCCAGCGGCTGGAAGGCGGGGATGGTCAGCAGCGAGGTGAAGACGAACGCCTCGGTGCGCACCCCCCCGCCGATGCCGATGATGAGTCCACCCACGAAGCAGCCCACGAGCATGCGCGGATAGATCCGCTTGAAGCGCAGATGGATGCCATACAGCGACGGTTCCGAGATGCCGCCGAGAAGGCCGGCGGCGAGGGCACCGGTCGCGGTCTGCTTCATCACCTGGTCGCGCTCGCGCCACGCCAGCACCAGCACGGCCGCCGTCGCCCCGAAGCAGGCGAAGTTCCAGGCGCCCATCGGGCCCTGGATGAAGTCGTATCCGAGCGTCTGGATGTTCAGCAGCATGATCGCGTTGACCGGCCAGTGAAGTCCCAGCGGCACCATGAACGGGTAGGCCAGCGGAATGACGATGGCGAAGATCAGCGGCGAGAAGTTGTTGATCGAGCTGAGCAGGTTCGCCAGCCCCGCACCGGCGTAGACGCCGATGGGTCCGATCAGGAAGGCCGTCAGCGGGATCATCACCAGCATCGCCAGGAACGGCACGAAGATGAGGTGCAGGTTGTCGGGGATGATCTTCTTCAGCCCCTTCCACAACGGCCCGAGAACGGCGGCCATCAGCAGCGGCGGGAACACCTGCGAGTTGTAGTCGAAGATGGTCAGCGGGATGCCGAAGACCGGCACCGTGGTGATCTCCGAGCCGAGGAAGACGATCTGCTGCGCGGTGGCATCCTGCCCGAGCGCCAGGAATCCCGGCAGCATCACCACCGCCATGATCGCGAAGCCGACCCAGGGGTCGGCGCCGATCTTCTGCGAGGCGTTGTAGGCCACCATGAGCGGCAGGAAGACGAACACGCACTGCCACATCAGGTTGATGAACGCCCACGAGGGCTCCAGCACGACGCCCGGCGCGTTCCACGACGGGATCACTCCGAGGGTGGCCATCAGCGCCATGAAGGTGATGAACAGCGAGGCGCCGAGCAAGGCGCCGAGGATCGGTCGGAACGAGTCCGACAGGAATTCGAACAGCGAGTCGAGCCAGGCGACCTTGCCGCGCGGACCCTTCGCGCGCTCCCGCGCCTTGATGGCGGCGGCGTCGTCGACGTCGCCTTCCGCGTCGCCCTTCATGGTGGGCAGCGCCATGATGTCGTTGTAGACCGTCTGCACGCCGCCGCCGATGACGACCTGGAAGCGGTCGCCCGCCTGCGGCACGGCACCCATGACGCCGGGAACCGCCTCGACCGCCGACTTGTCGACGAGGTCACCGTCGCGCAGTTGGAACCGTAGGCGCGTCGCGCAGTGGGTGAGGCTCTCGATGTTCCCGGGACCGCCGACCAACTCGACGATCTCGGCTGCGGGGCTGTCGGACATGGGAACCGCTCCCTTCTCGCCGGATGTTCGCGCTGATCCGGAACGATCTGCGCGGCACCCGGGGCCGTCGCGGGCGACTCTACGCCTGCCATTCGGAGCGGTCGAGGGGTTCCGAGGATCATCCCAGCGAAGGAGCCGCATACCTCGCAGGGCCGACGACGGGGCGCCCGCCGCCGCGAAGACTGGCATCGTGAACAACACTTCCCACGACTTTGCCCTGGCCGCCACCGGTCTCATCAAGCGCTACGGCGATCTCACCGCGCTCGCCGGCGTCGACGTCACCATCGGACGCGGCCAGTCCGTCGCCGTGATGGGCGCCTCCGGTTCCGGCAAGACCACCCTGCTGCACTGCCTCGCCGCCATCCTCGCCCCCGACGCCGGTTCGGTGCGGCTCGCCACCACCGACGGCGCGCCGGTCGAGCTGGTCGGGATGAGCGAGGACCAGCGCTCGGAGGTGCGTCGCACGCGCGTGGGGTTCGTCTTCCAGGAGCACCTGCTGCTGCCCGAGCTCACCGCACTCGAGAACGCCGCTCTGCCGCTGCTCGTCACCGGCGTGGGGCGCCGGGCGGCCGAGACGCACGCCGCCGGGTGGCTGGCATCGTTGGGGCTCGCCGGCATGGAGGACCGCCGCATCGGCCAGCTCTCCGGTGGCCAGGCCCAGCGCGTCGCGATCGCGCGCGCCCAGGTGACCGGCGCGCCCATCGTCTTCGCTGACGAGCCCACCGGCGCACTGGACTCCGCCACCTCGACCGAGGTGATGAGCGCCCTTCTGCACGCCACCACCGGGCAGGGACGGAGCCTCGTGGTGGTCACACACGATGCCGATGTCGCAGCGCGCTGCGACCGCGTGCTGCACATGCGCGACGGCCGCGTCGTCGGCGAGACCGCCGGCGCCGCGGCTCGGCCCGCCTCGAACGGAGCAGCGCGATGACCGCCGGCACCACCGCGCCGAACGTACTCGCGGCCCTGCCACGCGCTACGGCAGGCTCCGCCCGCCGCATCGTCACCCTCACCACGCTGCTCTCGCGACCGTCCCGCCAGGGGCGCGCAGCCCTGCTGCTGCCGGTGGTCGCCTTCGCCGTGACGACCGCTCTGCTGCTGGTCGTCGTCGGCGGCACGGTCATGTTCCACACCGACCCGCGCGTGGCCGGCGACCCCGTCTATCCGATGCTGAGCATGTTGGCCCTCGTGCTGCTGGCCGTGCCGGTGTTCACGCTCGGCGCCGCCGCTGCGCGCCTGTCGAGCCGTCGGCGAAACGACCGCCTGGCCACCCTGCGGCTGCTGGGGGCGACCAGCGCCGAGGTCTCGGCGATGACCGTGGCCGAGGCCGCGCTCACGGCACTGGCCGGTGCGCTCGGGGGCGTGGTGCTCTACCTCGTGCTGCTGCCACTGGTGGGGCTCCTGCCGTTCTTCGGCGGCCCCGTGGGCATCGCCGCGGTGTGGGCGGGTCTGCCCGCGATCTTCTGGGCCGTCGTCGCAGTGACCGCGCTGGCGACCACGAGCGCGGCGCTGAGCCTTCGCGCCGTGCGCCTGGGCCCCCTCGGGGTGCGGCGCAGGACGAATGCCGCACCGCGGCGCACCGTCTTGCTGGTGGTGGGGCTGGTCATGCTCGTGGCGCTCATCGCCGTGGCGGGGAGCATGGGCTCGCTCGCCGACACCCTCGGCATCATGATCCTCATCGGAATGTTCGCCGGTGCCATGGGTCTGGTGAACCTCATCGGTGCGCCGCTGGTGGCCCTGACCGGACGCATCATGGCAAGGCGCGCCACCTCGGCGGCGAGCCTCATCGCCGGTCGCGAGCTGGCCGCCCACGCACCGCAGGCATGGCGTCGGGTCTCGGGCATCGCGATGATCGCGTTCATCGCCGTCGTCGCCGGCGGCGGGATGGGGCTGCTCGAGACCGTCGGTGAGAACGAGCAGGGCACGTTGCTGTCCGACATCCGCGTCGGCGTGCTGGTGACCCTCGGGGCCGCGTTCGTGCTGCTCGCCTGCTCGGTGGGGGTGACCCAGGCGGCATCCGTGCTCGAGGACCGCGAGCTCATCGTGGGACTCGACCGGCTGGGCATGCCCGAGCAGCAGCTGCGCCGCTCGCGCACCCTCACCGTCTCGGTGCCCCTGCGCTGGGCGGCGCTGGGAGGCGCGGCCGTGGGGACGGCGCTCTGCCTGCCGATCGTGGGAATGACCGGCATCGTCGCGCCGGTTCCGATCCTCGTGGTGGTCCTCACCTTCGTCGCGGGCTTCGCCGCGGTGAGCCTCGCGATGGCCGCCACCGAGCCGCTCTCACGCGCGGTGCGCCGCAGCGCGGCGTGAGGCGCCGGGCCGACGTGGTTCGATGAGAGCATGACCGAATCCCCCGTGTCGATCTCGCTCACGCTCGACGGCGTCACCGAGCTGTCGTCGCAGACCCTGCAGGCCCTGTACCGGATCAACGGTCGGTCAACGGTCGAGATGCGGCGGGCCGCGGCATCCGCAGAACCCCTCTACACCTGCAAACTGTTCGGCAGCGACCACATCCACGTCGCACCGCGACTGGAGAAGACGGCCGCGTTCCTGCTCGAGCACGGCGTGCCCTTCCGGGTGCATGAGCTGGCCGACGGCGAGCGCACCGAGATCTCGCTCGAGGTGATGCAGAGCATCCTCGGCGAAGCCTGACCGAAGACCACACGAACGACGGCGCCGGTCCCCTGCGGGGGAACCGGCGCCGTTTGTCGCGTGAGGACTAAACGTCCTCGGGTGCGAGGTCGCCCTCGCCGTCCTCGCCGAGCTCGGCGATCACCGGGTCCTCGCCCTGCGTCTCGGGCTGCAGCCCGCTGGCCGAGCCCATCTGGCCGCCCACGGCAGCTGCCGCCCCCGGACCGGGGTCGCCAAAGCGCTCGTCGGCCTCGGCGGCCGTGCCCTCGCCGTCGCCCACGCCTCCGTCGAAGCGGTCGTCGGGCTCCGAGACCACCTCGTCGGCGGACTGCGTCGCGTCGTCGAGCTGCTGGGAGTATTCGCCGCCGGAGAGCGTGTCGGTCTCTTCGGTGCTCGTGCTGCCGCCCTGCACCTTCTCCTCGTCACGGTTGTCCATGGTGACTCCTCTCCTCGTGCGGGTGCGGGATGCCGCTGCGCCCCGCCCTGCGATGGTGCCGCATGCGGCGCGCCGGTTTCCTGCGGTTCCCTCTTCGGCGACGGCGCGCTATCCTCACGCGGGCCCGCCCGCCCCGCAACCCCTTCCGACCGCGATCCACCCGGTCGTAGCGTCGGGTCATGCAGGGTTTCGCGGCGGTGGATTTCGAACTCGCCCGGCAGGTGCTGCAACGGGGCATCGCCGCCATGTACTTCGTCGCCTTCCTGTCGTCGCTCAACCAGTTCCGCGCGCTGCTCGGCGAGCGGGGGCTGCTGCCGGCGCCCGACCTGCTGCGCTGGGTGGCCGCCTCGCCCCGGCGCGCACGCATGGTGGGACCGACGCTCTTCCGGCGCGTGCCCTACACCGACCGCCGCCTCGCCGTCCTGTGCGTCGCGGGCCTGATCGTGAGCGCAGCGCTCGTGGCCGGGATCCCCCAGCTCGCACCTCCCTGGGTGCCGATGGCGTGCTTCCTGCTGCTGTGGCTCGGCTATATGTCGGTGGTGAGCATCGGCCAGACGTTCTACGGGTTCGGGTGGGAGATGCTGCTGCTCGAGGCCGGGTTCCTCGCGGCGTTCCTCGGTTCGAACGACCAGCCCCCGCCGACGGTGGTGATCGTGCTCTTCTGGTGGTTGCTGTTCCGGCTGGAGTTCGGTGCCGGCATGATCAAGATCCGCGGCGGGCGCGAGTGGCGCGACCTCACTGCCCTGATGTACCACCACGAGACGCAGCCGATGCCGGGGCCGCTCAGCCGGCAGGCGCACCTGCTCCCCCGGTGGTTCCACAAGCTCGAGGTGGTGGGGAACCACTTCTCACAGCTGGTGGTGCCGTGGTTCCTCTTCGCTCCGCTCCTGGGACTATGGATTCCGGGTCCGGTGCCGGCCGTCATCGGCACGGTCGCCGGCGCCGTCGTCATCGCGACGCAGCTGTGGCTCGTCCTCACCGGCAACTTCGCATGGCTCAACTGGGCGACGATCGTGCTGGGGTTCTCGGCGGTGTCCCTGCCGGGCTGGGGCGCGGACGTGGCATCCGACCCGCCCTGGATCATCGACGGGCTGCCCCTGTACTGGCTGGTGGTCACGTGCGCCGTGGGCGTGCTCTACGTCGTGATCAGCTGGCCGGCGCTGCGCAACCTCCTCGCCCACCGGCAGCTGATGAACGCGAGCTTCAACCGATGGCAGCTCGCCAATGCATACGGGGCGTTCGGCACCGTGACCAAGACGCGCGTCGAGTACGTCATCGAAGCGACGATGGATGCCGATCCGGGCGAGGCCACCTGGCACGAGTACGAGTTCAAGGGCAAGCCCGGCAACGTGCGGCGCATCCCCCGCCAGTACGCGCCCTATCACCTGCGGCTCGACTGGCTGATGTGGTTCCTCCCTCTCGGCAGGTCGCTCGAGGACTGGTTCACGGTGCTGCTGGTGCGACTGCTCGAAGCGGATGCCGCAACGCTCAAGATGCTGCGGCGTGCGCCGTTCGGCAGCGAGCGCCCGACGTGGGTGCGCGTGGTGTCGTACCGCTACCGGTTCGCCACGCACGCCGAGTACCGCCGCGATCGGGTGCGCTGGGTGCGCGATCGCCGCCAGGTGCTCGTGCGTCCACTGTCACTGTCGGCGCTGTCGCGCTGACGCCTCGGCGGTCTCTGTCGGGGCGGGCCTGCAGGGGTGAGGGTGGCGGGGTCGGCGGGGGCCGTTGCCGGGCGCGCGGGCGGCTCCCCGGAACAGGTGGACTCCCCTGAACAGGACGAATTCGGCCGAACCGTCCTGTTGCGGTGAGATCTCCTGCATCGGGAACGGCGGATGCCGCGGCGGCGCGCTACCCCTCCGGGGCGTCGCCCACACGGCGGGCCAGGGCGACCGCGTCGTGCGGGGCGTGGCCGCGGGCGTCGTTGTCGAAGTAGACGTACACGTCCCGGGGTTCACCGTCTGGGGTCGCCTCACCGCTGGTCCAGCCGGCGATGCGCGCCGCCCAGGCATCCAGCTGCGGGTCGGTGTATCCGCTGGTGTAGAGGTCCTCCGCGCCGTGCAGGCGAACGTAGACGAAGGAAGCCGTGATCTCGCCGAAATCGGGGAAGCGGCCCGCCGTGTCGGCCACGACCAGCGCGACGTCGTGGTCGCGCAGGATGGGGGCGACCGCGGCATCCTCGAAGCTGGTCGACCGGGGCTCGAACGCGTACCGGATCGGGGTGTCGTTCTCGATCTCGAGCCAGTCCCGTCCGTCGAGCCGCTCGTCGTGCCGCCGCGCGAGCTCCCGTGCCGCGCCCGTCGTGCGCGGCAGCGCAGTGAGGAACTGCTCGAGCGTCTCGGCATCGAACTGCTCCCGCTCCGGCAGCTGCCAGAGGATGGGACCGAGCTGCTCCCCCAGCGCCAGCACGCCCGAGGCGAAGAAGTTCGCCAGCGCCACGTCGATGCCCCGCAGCCGCAGCATGTGGGTGATGTAGCGGGAACCCTTCACCGCGAAGACGAAGTCGTCGGGGACCGCCTGACGCCACCGCTGGTAGCTGGTGGGGCGCTGCAGCGAGTAGAAGGACCCGTTGAGCTCGAGCGTCGACATCTGCTCGCCGACGTACTGCAGCTCACGGGCCTGGGCTAGCCCCTTCGGGTAGAAATCCCCCCGCCAGCTCGGGTAACGCCACCCCGAGATTCCCACGCGAACGCGTCCCGCCATGCCGCCGCCCTCCCTCCGTCGCTGCACGATCATCCTAGGAACGACCTGAAGCGCCCCGCGTCTGCACGGACGCGGGGCGCTTCGACGCTGCTGCGGCGCGGCTCGTGCGCGCCGACCGTCAGGTCAGCGGCGGCGCGAAGTGGTGCTGCGTCCCTTGACCAGCCCGTAGACGAGCAGCGCGATGATCGCACCGATGATGGAGCCGATGATTCCGGCGGGCTGGAAGAAGCCGTCTGCTGCGTCCTGTCCGAAGAGCAGGAAGCCGAGGAAACCGCCGACGAACGAGCCGACGATTCCGAGGACGATGGTCATGAGCAGGCTCATGTCCTGCTTGCCCGGGACGACTGCGCGGGCGATGAATCCGGCGATCAGGCCGATGACGATGATGCTGATGATGAGACCGAGCATGATTGCTCCTCCTTGTGAACGCCCAATGGCGTGTCGGTCGGGCACCGTTGGGTGCTCGGGATGCCGCAGTCCGCGACAACACCCTCATCCGACCACCCCTCGGGGTGTGGCGGCACACCCCTGGGGGTGAAAAGCTGGAGCATGGCATCGCCCCCGAACTCGCGGCCCATCACCGTCGCCCTCGTCGACGACTACGACGTGGTGCTCAAGGGACTGGCGCATCTCTTCGATGACTACCGCGACCGTGTTCTGATCGCAGAGATCGACGCGAACAGGGGTGTGAGCGATGCCGTGGACATCGTCCTGTACGACTCTTTCGCCCAGCCCGAGTCCGACCACCACGAGATCGCCGAGCTCATCAAGAACCCGCAGGCCCGACGCGTGGTCGTCTACACCTGGAACTTCCATCCCGAGCTCATCGAGTCAGCGCGCCGGCAAGGCGTGCACGGCTACCTCTCGAAGACGTTGACGGCTGCCCAGCTGGTCGCAGCGATCGAGGCGGTCCACTCGGGCGAGCTGGTGATCAGCGACCAGGGTCGGCGGGCTCCCAGCGCGCCAGGTCTCGACTGGCCGGGACGCCTGGAGGGCATCACCGATCGCGAGTCCGAGATCCTCGCCCTCATCACCCAGGGCAAGAGCAACGCCGAAGTCGCACGCCTCACCTACCTCAGTCCGAACACGGTGAAGTCCTACATCCGCTCCGTGTACCGAAAGATCGGCGCGACGAGCCGCACCCAGGCCGTGCTCTACGGCGTGCGCCATGGATTCGCACCCGACACGCACCGGATCGAGCACTGGATGGGCGGGCCGTGACGGCGGCGCCCCGTGAAACCCAGTGCCGCGTAGACTGACCCTCAGTACCACTTACTCGAGCACAGGAGTCCGTCATGGCTGACGCGTCCGCATACACGCCGCCCGTCGAGGACTACGCGTTCCTCTTCACCGACGCCTTCGGTCAGGACCTCGTCGCGCGCGCCACCGGCGGAGAGCTCACCGCCGAAGACGCGACGGACATCATCGCGGGCGCGGGCGAGTTCGCCGCCTCCGTCATCGCGCCGCTCGAAGTGCCGGGCGACCGCGTCGGCGCACGCCTCGAAGACGGTCAGGTGCGCCTGCCCGCCGGTTTCGGCGCGGCGTACCGCGCATTCGTCGAAGCGGGCTGGGTCACCGCCGAGGCTCCCGTCTCCGCCGGAGGCGACGGTCTGCCCGGCGCCGTACGCGCGGGACTCGGCGAGATCTGGAACGCCTCGAACGCGGCCTTCGCGCTCTGCTGGCTGCTCACTTCCGGTCAGATCCACGCGCTGGATGCCGCGGCATCCGACCGCATCCGCGAAACGTACCTGTCCAAGCTCGTCTCGGGCGAGTGGACCGGCACGATGAACCTCACCGAGCCGGATGCCGGCACGGACCTCGGCGCGATCCGCACGACCGCGACGCCGCGGGAAGACGGCAGCTGGGCGATCCGCGGCCAGAAGATCTTCATCACGTGGGGCGACCACGACATCGCCGAGAACATCGTGCACCTGGTGCTGGCTCGCACCCCCGGTGCCCCGGACGGTGCGAAGGGGCTCTCGCTGTTCGTCGCGCCCAAGGTGCTCGTGAACGACGACGGGTCGCTCGGCGGGCGCAACGCCATCACCACCGTCGCGATCGAGCACAAGCTCGGCATCCACGGCAGCCCCACCTGCGTGCTGGCCTACGAGGACGCCACCGGCTACCTCGTCGGCGAGGTCGGCGGCGGCCTCGCGGGGATGTTCGTCATGATGAACTCCGCTCGCGCGGGCATGGGGTTCCAGGCGACGGGCATCGCCGATCGCGCCTACCAGCAGGCCGCGGCCTACGCGGCGGACCGCCTGCAGGGCCGGGTGCTGGAGCGCCCTGCCGGCACGCCGATCGCGGAGCACCCCGATGTCCGCCGCCTGCTGCTGTCGATGTCGAGCAAGATCTTCGCGATGCGCGCCCTCGGCGTGTACGTCGGCGACCTGCTCGACCGGGCCGACACCGACGACGCCGTGGTGAAGCTGGCGGAGTTCTTCGTGCCCATCCTCAAGGGATGGACCACAGAGGATGCCATCACCGTCACGAGCGATGCCATCCAGGTGCAGGGCGGCATGGGCTTCATCGAAGAGACCGGCGCCGCCCAGCACTACCGCGATGTGCGCATCACCACGATCTACGAGGGCACGACGGCGATCCAGTCGAACGACCTCGTCGGCCGCAAGGTGCTGCGCGACGGCGGCGCCACCGTGTCGGAGCTGTTCGAGCGGATCGACGAGACCGTGGCAGGCTTGCGCGCGTTCGACCACCCCGTCGCGGTGCGCACCGCCGAGCGATTGGAGCGGGCGCTCGCGGCATCCCGGCGCGCGACCGCCGACCTGCTCGGCTTCGCCTCATCGCCGCGCGACGCCTACGCCGTCAGCGTGCCGTACCTGATGCTGCTGGGCACGCTCGCGGGCGGCTGGATGCACGCCCTCGCCGCAACCGCCGTGTTGGCGCGCCCGTCCGAGACGGATGCCGAACGCCTGACGTCCGCGGACTTCTACGGCGCCCACCACCTCCCCCGCGTGCACGCGCTGGCCGAGACGGTCGCCGGCGGCGAGATCGGGTGACGGCGGCGCGGGTCACCGCCCGACCGGCTCGCGCCGGGCGACAAGCCGGTTGAGGCGCTCCGACATCACGAGGCCCAGGATGACGAGGATGCCGAGGAAGAGCGGGAACAGCCACATCCCGATCCACGCCGAGAGCACACCGAACAGCGGGGGCGCGAAGGTCGAGCCGGTGTAGGCCGCCGCCATCTGGATGCCGATGATGGCCTGCGAATTGCGCCGGCCGAAGTTCACGGGCGTGGAGTGGATGATCGCGGGGTAGATCGGCGCGGCGCCGAGTCCGGTGAGCACGAGACCGGCGAGGGCGAGCACGTCGGTCTCGAGCGGCAGCGCGAGCAGCACCACGCCGAGGCCGATCGTGACGAACCCGCCGCGGATGAGAAACCGGTCGCCGATCCTGTCGGCGAAGAAGCCCGCGAGAAAGCGTCCTGCGGTGACGCCGAGGAGGAAGAGCGAGGCGAACGCGGCAGCGGTCGCCGGCTCCACGGCGCGGTCGGTGACGAGCCAGGTCGACGCCCACAGCATCGCCGTGGTCTCCAGCGCGCAGTAGGCGAAGAACGCCGTGAGGATCAGCGCGACCCCGGGGATGCGCAGGGCCTGGCCGAGCGGCACGTGGGTGCTCCCCCGCCCTGATGCCTCGGCGGGATCCGAACCCTCGTCGTCGGGTTCGGCACCGTGGTGGGCCGGGGCCACCGGGTTGACCTTGCCCCACAGCGGGAGGCTCACCAGCAGCACGAAGGTGAGCGCCGCCTGGATCACGCCGACGATGAGGTAGGCGCTCGACCAGCCCATACCCGAGGTGAGGGCGTAGCTCATGATGAATGGGCTGATCGATGCCCCCACACCCCAGAAGCTGTGCAGCCAGTTCATATGCCGCGCCGCGTAGTGCAGCGCGACGTAGTTGTTGAGCGCCGCGTCGACCGCGCCGGCTCCCAGCCCGTAGGGGATGGCCCAGAGGCACAGCATCCAGAAAGAGCCGGAGAACGAGAAGCCCACGAGGGCGGCAGCCGTCATCCCCACGCTCACGGCGGTGACCACGCCCGCACCGAATCGGCGCGTGAGGCGCTCCGAGGCGAGGCTCGACAGGATCGTGCCGCCCGCGATCACCATCGTGATGATGCCGGCGAAGGCGAGGGGGACGCCGAGGTCCTGGTGCATGACCGGCCAGCCGGCGCCCACGAGGGAGTCGGGCAATCCCAGGCTGACGAACGCGACGTAGATGATCGTGAGGAGGAGGGAGTACACGGGTTGCCGGTTGGCCTTTCACGGAGCATCGGGCTCGGCGGATCGGATGACCGACGAGCGGCACGGCAGCCCTCTACGCCAGAGGACGCGCCGGTACTAGTCTGGCCGCCGTCAGGCGGACCTGCCGCGCGCATCAAGGGAGAGCGACGAGATGAGACCCCTTCGATACTCGATCAACATCACGATCGACGCTTGCTGCGATCACGAGGCGGGGATCGCGCCGGACGAGGAGTCGATGCGCTACTGGACCGCGGAGATGGAGCGGGCCGACGCTCTGCTCTTCGGCCGGATCACCTACGAGATGATGGAGTCCGCGTGGCGCAAGCCGGCCACCGGCACGTGGCCCGACTGGATGGGCTCGGCGGACGTCGCCTTCGCCGAGAGCATCGACCGGGCGAAGAAGTACGTCGTGTCGAGCGCCCTGAGCGGAGTCGACTGGAATGCCGAGCTGGTGCGAGGCGACCTGGCGCAGGAGGTCCAGCGCCTCAAGCAGCAGCCGGGCGAGGGCCTCT contains:
- a CDS encoding DUF72 domain-containing protein; amino-acid sequence: MAGRVRVGISGWRYPSWRGDFYPKGLAQARELQYVGEQMSTLELNGSFYSLQRPTSYQRWRQAVPDDFVFAVKGSRYITHMLRLRGIDVALANFFASGVLALGEQLGPILWQLPEREQFDAETLEQFLTALPRTTGAARELARRHDERLDGRDWLEIENDTPIRYAFEPRSTSFEDAAVAPILRDHDVALVVADTAGRFPDFGEITASFVYVRLHGAEDLYTSGYTDPQLDAWAARIAGWTSGEATPDGEPRDVYVYFDNDARGHAPHDAVALARRVGDAPEG
- a CDS encoding ABC transporter ATP-binding protein, with amino-acid sequence MNNTSHDFALAATGLIKRYGDLTALAGVDVTIGRGQSVAVMGASGSGKTTLLHCLAAILAPDAGSVRLATTDGAPVELVGMSEDQRSEVRRTRVGFVFQEHLLLPELTALENAALPLLVTGVGRRAAETHAAGWLASLGLAGMEDRRIGQLSGGQAQRVAIARAQVTGAPIVFADEPTGALDSATSTEVMSALLHATTGQGRSLVVVTHDADVAARCDRVLHMRDGRVVGETAGAAARPASNGAAR
- a CDS encoding lipase maturation factor family protein translates to MQGFAAVDFELARQVLQRGIAAMYFVAFLSSLNQFRALLGERGLLPAPDLLRWVAASPRRARMVGPTLFRRVPYTDRRLAVLCVAGLIVSAALVAGIPQLAPPWVPMACFLLLWLGYMSVVSIGQTFYGFGWEMLLLEAGFLAAFLGSNDQPPPTVVIVLFWWLLFRLEFGAGMIKIRGGREWRDLTALMYHHETQPMPGPLSRQAHLLPRWFHKLEVVGNHFSQLVVPWFLFAPLLGLWIPGPVPAVIGTVAGAVVIATQLWLVLTGNFAWLNWATIVLGFSAVSLPGWGADVASDPPWIIDGLPLYWLVVTCAVGVLYVVISWPALRNLLAHRQLMNASFNRWQLANAYGAFGTVTKTRVEYVIEATMDADPGEATWHEYEFKGKPGNVRRIPRQYAPYHLRLDWLMWFLPLGRSLEDWFTVLLVRLLEADAATLKMLRRAPFGSERPTWVRVVSYRYRFATHAEYRRDRVRWVRDRRQVLVRPLSLSALSR
- a CDS encoding GlsB/YeaQ/YmgE family stress response membrane protein yields the protein MLGLIISIIVIGLIAGFIARAVVPGKQDMSLLMTIVLGIVGSFVGGFLGFLLFGQDAADGFFQPAGIIGSIIGAIIALLVYGLVKGRSTTSRRR
- a CDS encoding FtsX-like permease family protein, producing MTAGTTAPNVLAALPRATAGSARRIVTLTTLLSRPSRQGRAALLLPVVAFAVTTALLLVVVGGTVMFHTDPRVAGDPVYPMLSMLALVLLAVPVFTLGAAAARLSSRRRNDRLATLRLLGATSAEVSAMTVAEAALTALAGALGGVVLYLVLLPLVGLLPFFGGPVGIAAVWAGLPAIFWAVVAVTALATTSAALSLRAVRLGPLGVRRRTNAAPRRTVLLVVGLVMLVALIAVAGSMGSLADTLGIMILIGMFAGAMGLVNLIGAPLVALTGRIMARRATSAASLIAGRELAAHAPQAWRRVSGIAMIAFIAVVAGGGMGLLETVGENEQGTLLSDIRVGVLVTLGAAFVLLACSVGVTQAASVLEDRELIVGLDRLGMPEQQLRRSRTLTVSVPLRWAALGGAAVGTALCLPIVGMTGIVAPVPILVVVLTFVAGFAAVSLAMAATEPLSRAVRRSAA
- a CDS encoding glucose PTS transporter subunit IIA, whose protein sequence is MSDSPAAEIVELVGGPGNIESLTHCATRLRFQLRDGDLVDKSAVEAVPGVMGAVPQAGDRFQVVIGGGVQTVYNDIMALPTMKGDAEGDVDDAAAIKARERAKGPRGKVAWLDSLFEFLSDSFRPILGALLGASLFITFMALMATLGVIPSWNAPGVVLEPSWAFINLMWQCVFVFLPLMVAYNASQKIGADPWVGFAIMAVVMLPGFLALGQDATAQQIVFLGSEITTVPVFGIPLTIFDYNSQVFPPLLMAAVLGPLWKGLKKIIPDNLHLIFVPFLAMLVMIPLTAFLIGPIGVYAGAGLANLLSSINNFSPLIFAIVIPLAYPFMVPLGLHWPVNAIMLLNIQTLGYDFIQGPMGAWNFACFGATAAVLVLAWRERDQVMKQTATGALAAGLLGGISEPSLYGIHLRFKRIYPRMLVGCFVGGLIIGIGGGVRTEAFVFTSLLTIPAFQPLALYGIAVAAAFITSMTLVMLSGYKPKEPAGTQATQAATAPAGTAPVGPVVIDAGNAPEVAAALEIMSPMDGTVVALSQVPDPVFAGGTMGPGVAIEPTGDTVYAPGEGVVAVAQTTGHAFGLVLDGGIELLIHVGIDTVNLKGEGFDVKVSNGQRIELGTPLVTFDRSVIEKAGYPLITPVIVLNADQFETVDPMALGPTTAGAPLLVIETKANATT
- a CDS encoding response regulator transcription factor; this encodes MASPPNSRPITVALVDDYDVVLKGLAHLFDDYRDRVLIAEIDANRGVSDAVDIVLYDSFAQPESDHHEIAELIKNPQARRVVVYTWNFHPELIESARRQGVHGYLSKTLTAAQLVAAIEAVHSGELVISDQGRRAPSAPGLDWPGRLEGITDRESEILALITQGKSNAEVARLTYLSPNTVKSYIRSVYRKIGATSRTQAVLYGVRHGFAPDTHRIEHWMGGP
- a CDS encoding acyl-CoA dehydrogenase, producing the protein MADASAYTPPVEDYAFLFTDAFGQDLVARATGGELTAEDATDIIAGAGEFAASVIAPLEVPGDRVGARLEDGQVRLPAGFGAAYRAFVEAGWVTAEAPVSAGGDGLPGAVRAGLGEIWNASNAAFALCWLLTSGQIHALDAAASDRIRETYLSKLVSGEWTGTMNLTEPDAGTDLGAIRTTATPREDGSWAIRGQKIFITWGDHDIAENIVHLVLARTPGAPDGAKGLSLFVAPKVLVNDDGSLGGRNAITTVAIEHKLGIHGSPTCVLAYEDATGYLVGEVGGGLAGMFVMMNSARAGMGFQATGIADRAYQQAAAYAADRLQGRVLERPAGTPIAEHPDVRRLLLSMSSKIFAMRALGVYVGDLLDRADTDDAVVKLAEFFVPILKGWTTEDAITVTSDAIQVQGGMGFIEETGAAQHYRDVRITTIYEGTTAIQSNDLVGRKVLRDGGATVSELFERIDETVAGLRAFDHPVAVRTAERLERALAASRRATADLLGFASSPRDAYAVSVPYLMLLGTLAGGWMHALAATAVLARPSETDAERLTSADFYGAHHLPRVHALAETVAGGEIG